The nucleotide window CCACGTCCGGGTCTTGCCGCAGGATGTACTTCAGAGCGTCCTTGAACGATTTTGTGTCACCGCCCACCTCGCGCTGATTGACGACACAGCTCTTGTGGGCGTGCAGATACTCGATCGGGTCTTCGATCGTGATGATGTGCTCGTGGCGCTCGGTGTTGATCTTGTCGATCATGGCCGCGAGAGTGGTGGACTTCCCGGAGCCCGTGGGACCGGTCACCAACACCAGGCCTCGGGGCTTGTTGCACAACTCGTCGAGAATGGGGGGCAGCCCCAGCTCGTGGGTGGTCGAGATCTTGAACGGTATCGTACGGAAGGCCCCTCCCACGGCCCCCCTCTGCATGAACAGGTTGGCACGAAACCGGGCGAGGTTGCGCACGCCGAAGGAGAAGTCGAGCTCGCTGTCCTCCTCGAACCGAAGCTTCTGAGCGTCTGTCAGCACCGAATAGCAAAGCTGCTTCGACTCCACGGGGCCTAGCGGCGGAAGCCTCAACGGAACCATCACCCCATCGATGCGCAGCTGAGGCGGTGTCCCGGTGGTCAGGTGCAGATCGGATGCACCTTGTTCTACCATCGCCTTGAGCAGTTGCTGGAGGTTGACCTGTAAAGGGGGGGCCGCTGCCGTCATGGTCCATACTCTCCTAGTCGCCTGCCGTGACGCGCATGACCTCGTCGAGGGTGGTGGCGCCCTTGGCCACCTTGATGAGCGCCGACATCCGTAGAGTCTTCATGCCCAATCGCACGGCCTCCACCTTGATCTCTGCGGCCGAGGCGCCTTGGAGCACCAGCTCCTTGAGGGGCTCCTTGACGGTCAAGATCTCGTAGACGGCCAAGCGTCCCTTGTACCCCGAGCCTCCGCAGGTCTTGCAGTCCCGTCCGTGGCCCATGTAGAACTGGGCGGTGTCGATGAGCTCGTCCCAGGCGCCCATGGCCTTGAAGCGGTCCTTCGGCGTAGGGACCTCCTCTTTGCAGTCGCTGCACACCTTGCGTACGAGCCGCTGCGCTTCGACCAAGTTGACCGATGCGGTCACGAGGAAAGGCTCGATGCCCATGTTCAAAAGGCGCGTGATGGTGGAAGGGGCGTCGTTCGTGTGCAGGGTGGAAAGCACCCGGTGACCCGTGAGCGCTGCCTTGACGGCGATCTCTGCCGTCTCGAAGTCGCGGATCTCACCGATCATGATGGTGTCGGGGTCCTGGCGCAGGAACGACCTCAGGGCCGCAGCGAAGTTCAGCCCGATCTCCTCGTGCATTTGCACCTGGTTGATCCCGGGCAAGTTGAATTCGACCGGGTCCTCTGCGGTGCTGATGTTTTCGTCAGGCGTATTCAGCTCTTGAAGCGCCGAGTAGAGCGTGGTGG belongs to Myxococcales bacterium and includes:
- a CDS encoding type IV pilus twitching motility protein PilT; its protein translation is MTAAAPPLQVNLQQLLKAMVEQGASDLHLTTGTPPQLRIDGVMVPLRLPPLGPVESKQLCYSVLTDAQKLRFEEDSELDFSFGVRNLARFRANLFMQRGAVGGAFRTIPFKISTTHELGLPPILDELCNKPRGLVLVTGPTGSGKSTTLAAMIDKINTERHEHIITIEDPIEYLHAHKSCVVNQREVGGDTKSFKDALKYILRQDPDVVLVGEMRDLETIEAALVTAETGHLVFATLHTNSAVQTINRIIDVFPSNQQSQIRTQLSFVLEGIVSQSLLPHISGRGRVPAVEVMIPNAAIRNLIREDKIHQLYSQMQIGQGKSGMQTLNQSLATLYLARRVSLEEVVTHSSDPEELEQLIANGGVQPGAVAGGVRPMGRH